From one Ignavibacteria bacterium genomic stretch:
- a CDS encoding DUF1573 domain-containing protein — MVQDTINWGAVSPDTILDDLEPTVYYSIPIYNKGTEPLIISEVKPSCGCTAAPIDKNVVPPGDSTYMHIGLKLPNQNGELHKLISIFSNDKSDSVKVVNLFAVVERPLQLSSSFIPFNKGSVGDTIRGQIQLTVFGKSPITFKIQSPGSHTRLYSPSEFTIQPGGSGMIDVGYYADKPGAFSCQVVVNTDHKEYPHLDLWGYGFADPKK; from the coding sequence GTGGTACAGGACACAATTAACTGGGGTGCAGTCTCACCGGATACAATACTTGACGATCTGGAGCCTACAGTTTACTATAGTATTCCCATTTACAACAAGGGAACAGAACCCCTTATCATCTCAGAAGTTAAACCCTCCTGCGGATGCACAGCGGCACCGATCGACAAAAATGTTGTTCCTCCCGGAGACTCAACGTATATGCATATTGGCCTCAAGCTTCCAAATCAAAATGGTGAACTGCATAAGTTGATATCTATTTTTAGTAATGATAAATCCGACTCAGTTAAAGTGGTAAACCTGTTTGCGGTGGTTGAGCGACCCCTCCAATTATCATCAAGCTTCATCCCGTTTAATAAGGGCTCTGTTGGTGACACTATACGGGGACAAATTCAGCTTACCGTTTTTGGCAAATCACCAATTACATTCAAAATCCAGTCACCCGGATCGCACACCCGTCTGTATAGCCCTTCCGAATTTACCATTCAGCCGGGGGGCTCAGGCATGATAGATGTTGGCTACTATGCCGATAAGCCAGGTGCCTTTTCGTGTCAGGTAGTTGTTAACACCGACCACAAAGAATATCCGCATCTTGATTTATGGGGCTATGGTTTCGCAGATCCCAAAAAGTAG